The Arachis hypogaea cultivar Tifrunner chromosome 19, arahy.Tifrunner.gnm2.J5K5, whole genome shotgun sequence genome has a window encoding:
- the LOC112779444 gene encoding uncharacterized protein, translating to MPLTKKNSDLSHRAWKLLRVSLLWARKGGVFKRRLAMELRLVPKYLKRLGHTTTSSSQSNQIHYFERELSFDKTPIFHVKMYRPNSSMRFLHLPHIPCINPHVDFDYDFEDDNADHNNHEEEWKDDGEEQEEGIDKRAEEFIAKFYEQMKLQRQISYLQYNGTPNRDTTTC from the coding sequence ATGCCTTTGACGAAGAAGAACAGTGATCTTTCTCACAGAGCATGGAAGCTGTTGAGGGTTTCATTGCTATGGGCTCGCAAAGGGGGCGTGTTCAAGCGCAGGCTTGCGATGGAGCTGCGTCTTGTGCCCAAGTACTTGAAGCGCCTCGGCCACACAACAACGTCTTCATCACAAAGCAATCAAATTCATTACTTTGAGCGTGAGCTCTCATTTGATAAGACTCCAATCTTCCATGTCAAGATGTACCGTCCTAATTCCTCCATGCGCTTCCTTCACTTGCCTCACATCCCATGTATAAATCCTCACGTTGATTTCGACTACGACTTTGAAGATGACAATGCCGACCACAATAATCATGAAGAGGAATGGAAAGATGAtggagaagaacaagaagaagggaTTGATAAGAGAGCTGAGGAGTTCATTGCTAAGTTCTACGAGCAAATGAAGCTTCAGCGACAGATTTCTTATCTACAATACAATGGGACACCAAACAGAGACACTACTACTTGTTGA
- the LOC140182183 gene encoding uncharacterized protein: MLAKQKAKARRSRPKSHKKGNGCARWEYVGSDGASGGLLNEKLIVREELSYITGLCQGPCYFLGDFNEIVQVEERQGNDTLPSSAEDFKNWISDMGLEDLPITDRKFTWFRGRSCSRIDRALVNLEWLEVFPETRLRGGPRGLSDHCPIIVEVNRQRDGPRPFRSLDSWFTHEGFMRLVKEEWRGLSDLQFTDKLKALTGPLGRWHKANFSDMDKKIAKFEDEIKKLDDMVSDRVYDRTVEVRRRALVVCCEKWYVRKELHWKQLSRSKHAKDMDKNTRYFHNLASARRRNNRIDELVINGRLIRNQARIKVAINGFNKNLYYQERSPRIGFRNGLVNVIREEDTLALELQPTPQEVREAVWDCESSKAPGSDGYNMNFIKKCWDVIGAEFTAACWTFSNPPSYRQMLMLPGWHWPPSLLEPKKSKICSQLA; this comes from the exons ATGTTAGCAAAACAGAAAGCTAAAGCAAGGCGGAGCAGGCCGAAATCTCACAAAAAG GGGAATGGCTGTGCAAGGTGGGAGTATGTGGGGTCTGATGGTGCGTCTGGTGGGCTACT AAATGAAAAACTTATTGTGCGGGAGGAATTGAGTTACATAACTGGTTTGTGCCAAGGCCCCTGCTACTTTTTAGGGGACTTTAATGAGATTGTACAGGTGGAGGAAAGACAAGGCAACGATACGTTACCTTCATCGGCGGAAGATTTCAAGAATTGGATATCTGACATGGGCTTGGAGGACTTGCCGATCACTGACCGTAAATTTACATGGTTCAGAGGACGATCTTGTAGCCGCATCGATAGAGCTTTGGTCAATTTGGAATGGCTTGAGGTGTTCCCGGAGACTCGCTTGAGAGGTGGGCCACGGGGATTGTCAGATCACTGCCCGATTATAGTGGAGGTTAACAGGCAAAGGGATGGGCCGAGACCGTTCAGAAGTCTAGATTCGTGGTTCACTCATGAAGGCTTTATGAGATTGGTTAAAGAAGAATGGAGAGGGCTAAGTGACTTACAATTCACTGATAAATTAAAGGCTTTGACGGGTCCTCTGGGAAGGTGGCATAAGGCGAATTTTAGTGATATGGATAAGAAAATTGCGAAGTTTGAGGACGAGATCAAGAAGCTAGATGACATGGTGAGTGATAGGGTTTATGATAGAACGGTGGAGGTTAGAAGGAGAGCGTTAGTTGTGTGCTGCGAGAAATGGTATGTGAGGAAAGAACTACATTGGAAGCAACTATCAAGGTCGAAGCACGCTAAGGACATGGATAAAAATACCAGATATTTCCACAACTTAGCTTCTGCGAGAAGGAGGAATAACAGGATTGATGAGCTGGTTATTAATGGACGGTTGATAAGGAATCAAGCTAGGATTAAGGTTGCCATCAACGGTTTTAACAAAAACTTATATTATCAAGAGAGGTCGCCCAGGATAGGTTTCAGAAATGGGCTGGTGAATGTGATCCGTGAGGAAGATACTTTGGCTTTAGAGCTACAACCGACACCTCAGGAGGTTAGGGAGGCAGTGTGGGATTGTGAATCCTCCAAGGCTCCAGGAAGTGATGGATACAACATGAACTTTATAAAGAAGTGCTGGGATGTAATTGGTGCTGAATTCACGGCAGCGTGCTGGACTTTTTCCAATCCTCCAAGTTATCGGCAGATGCTAATGTTACCTGGGTGGCACTGGCCCCCAAGTTTACTGGAGCCAAAGAAATCAAAGATTTGTAGCCAATTAGCATAG
- the LOC112776176 gene encoding uncharacterized protein isoform X1 has product MKYVLISGGVVSGLGKGVTASSIGVVLKACGLRVTSIKIDPYLNIDAGTMSPFEHGEVFVLDDGGEVDLDLGNYERFLDVTLTKDNNITTGKIYQVLVKSVLEKERRGDYLGKTVQVVPHITDAIKDWVQSVAAIPVDGQEGPADVCVIELGGTVGDIESMPFIEALRQLSFSVGPDNFCLIHVSLIPVLGVVGEQKTKPTQHSVRELRALGLTPHLLACRSAEPLLQNTKDKLSQFCHVPVENILNIHDVPNIWHIPLLLRNQNAHHSILQQLNLLEKATSPALQQWTKMAETYDNITDSVKIAMVGKYVGLTDSYLSVIKALLHACVALSLRPSIDWIAASDLEDDSAKSTPQAYATAWETLKRANCVLVPGGFGDRGVKGMMLAAKYARENNVPYLGICLGMQISVIEFARSVLGLERANSVEFDAQTPNPVVIFMPEGSRTHMGSTMRLGSRRTLLQTPDCITSKLYGNSAYVDERHRHRYEVNPDVIRTLEEAGLKFVGKDETGNRMEILELPSHPYYVGVQFHPEFKSRPARPSALFLGLILSATGKLEAYVSRRQNGS; this is encoded by the exons ATGAAGTACGTTTTGATCAGTGGAGGAGTCGTTAGTGGCCTTGGGAAAGGCGTCACAGCAAGCAGCATAGGAGTGGTTCTCAAAGCGTGCGGCCTCCGCGTAACTTCCATCAAAATTG ATCCGTACTTGAATATTGACGCTGGCACCATGTCTCCCTTTGAGCATGGAGAGGTTTTTGTTCTCGACGACGGAGGAGAg gtggATTTGGATTTGGGAAATTACGAGCGCTTCTTGGATGTTACGCTTACGAAGGATAACAACATCACCACGGGGAAAATATACCAGGTGCTTGTGAAA TCTGTTCTTGAGAAGGAACGTAGAGGAGATTATCTTGGAAAAACTGTTCAG GTTGTTCCACATATCACTGATGCCATTAAGGATTGGGTTCAATCAGTTGCCGCAATTCCGGTCGATGGGCAGGAAGGGCCGGCAGATGTTTGTGTGATTGAGCTGGGTGGTACAGTTG GGGACATTGAATCTATGCCATTTATTGAGGCTCTAAGGCAGTTGTCTTTTTCAGTGG GGCCTGACAACTTCTGCCTCATCCATGTTAGCCTGATACCGGTTTTGGGTGTAGTGGGAGAGCAA AAAACAAAGCCTACACAACACAGTGTCAGGGAACTTAGAGCATTAGGCCTGACCCCTCATCTCTTAGCATGCCGTTCTGCAGAG CCTCTTCTGCAAAATACAAAGGATAAACTCTCACAGTTTTGCCATGTTCCA GTTGAAAATATACTGAATATCCATGATGTACCGAATATTTGGCATATTCCCCTATTACTTAGG AACCAAAATGCTCACCATTCAATTCTGCAGCAGCTGAACTTACTGGA AAAGGCTACATCTCCTGCTTTACAGCAATGGACAAAGATGGCTGAGACATATGATAATATTACTGATTCT GTGAAGATTGCGATGGTGGGAAAGTATGTTGGTCTAACAGACTCATATTTATCTGTTATAAAG GCCCTTCTGCATGCTTGTGTTGCATTGTCATTGAGGCCATCAATTGACTGGATTGCAGCTTCTGACCTTGAAGATGACAGTGCTAAATCT ACACCACAAGCATATGCTACTGCGTGGGAGACTCTCAAG AGGGCTAATTGTGTCTTGGTTCCCGGGGGTTTTGGAGATCGTGGTGTCAAAGGTATGATGCTGGCTGCCAAATATGCCAGAGAGAACAATGTTCCTTACCTGGGCATTTGCTTGGGAATGCAAATTTCTGTTATTGAATTTGCTAGATCC GTTTTGGGCCTGGAAAGAGCAAACAGTGTAGAGTTTGATGCCCAAACACCAAACCCCGTAGTGATTTTCATGCCAGAA GGTTCACGGACACATATGGGAAGTACCATGAGGCTTGGATCTCGAAGAACACTTCTACAGACACCTGATTGTATTACTTCTAAGCT GTATGGCAATTCAGCATATGTTGATGAACGACATCGGCACAGATATGAG GTCAATCCAGATGTTATCAGAACTTTAGAAGAAGCTGGACTGAAATTTGTTGGGAAGGATGAAACAGGAAATCGGATGGAG ATCTTAGAGCTTCCAAGTCATCCATACTATGTAGGTGTGCAATTTCATCCAGAATTCAAATCCCGGCCAGCAAGACCCTCTGCTTTGTTTCTAG GTCTCATATTGTCAGCAACCGGGAAGTTGGAAGCATATGTTAGTAGACGTCAGAATGGAAGTTAA
- the LOC112776176 gene encoding uncharacterized protein isoform X2 yields MKYVLISGGVVSGLGKGVTASSIGVVLKACGLRVTSIKIDPYLNIDAGTMSPFEHGEVFVLDDGGEVDLDLGNYERFLDVTLTKDNNITTGKIYQSVLEKERRGDYLGKTVQVVPHITDAIKDWVQSVAAIPVDGQEGPADVCVIELGGTVGDIESMPFIEALRQLSFSVGPDNFCLIHVSLIPVLGVVGEQKTKPTQHSVRELRALGLTPHLLACRSAEPLLQNTKDKLSQFCHVPVENILNIHDVPNIWHIPLLLRNQNAHHSILQQLNLLEKATSPALQQWTKMAETYDNITDSVKIAMVGKYVGLTDSYLSVIKALLHACVALSLRPSIDWIAASDLEDDSAKSTPQAYATAWETLKRANCVLVPGGFGDRGVKGMMLAAKYARENNVPYLGICLGMQISVIEFARSVLGLERANSVEFDAQTPNPVVIFMPEGSRTHMGSTMRLGSRRTLLQTPDCITSKLYGNSAYVDERHRHRYEVNPDVIRTLEEAGLKFVGKDETGNRMEILELPSHPYYVGVQFHPEFKSRPARPSALFLGLILSATGKLEAYVSRRQNGS; encoded by the exons ATGAAGTACGTTTTGATCAGTGGAGGAGTCGTTAGTGGCCTTGGGAAAGGCGTCACAGCAAGCAGCATAGGAGTGGTTCTCAAAGCGTGCGGCCTCCGCGTAACTTCCATCAAAATTG ATCCGTACTTGAATATTGACGCTGGCACCATGTCTCCCTTTGAGCATGGAGAGGTTTTTGTTCTCGACGACGGAGGAGAg gtggATTTGGATTTGGGAAATTACGAGCGCTTCTTGGATGTTACGCTTACGAAGGATAACAACATCACCACGGGGAAAATATACCAG TCTGTTCTTGAGAAGGAACGTAGAGGAGATTATCTTGGAAAAACTGTTCAG GTTGTTCCACATATCACTGATGCCATTAAGGATTGGGTTCAATCAGTTGCCGCAATTCCGGTCGATGGGCAGGAAGGGCCGGCAGATGTTTGTGTGATTGAGCTGGGTGGTACAGTTG GGGACATTGAATCTATGCCATTTATTGAGGCTCTAAGGCAGTTGTCTTTTTCAGTGG GGCCTGACAACTTCTGCCTCATCCATGTTAGCCTGATACCGGTTTTGGGTGTAGTGGGAGAGCAA AAAACAAAGCCTACACAACACAGTGTCAGGGAACTTAGAGCATTAGGCCTGACCCCTCATCTCTTAGCATGCCGTTCTGCAGAG CCTCTTCTGCAAAATACAAAGGATAAACTCTCACAGTTTTGCCATGTTCCA GTTGAAAATATACTGAATATCCATGATGTACCGAATATTTGGCATATTCCCCTATTACTTAGG AACCAAAATGCTCACCATTCAATTCTGCAGCAGCTGAACTTACTGGA AAAGGCTACATCTCCTGCTTTACAGCAATGGACAAAGATGGCTGAGACATATGATAATATTACTGATTCT GTGAAGATTGCGATGGTGGGAAAGTATGTTGGTCTAACAGACTCATATTTATCTGTTATAAAG GCCCTTCTGCATGCTTGTGTTGCATTGTCATTGAGGCCATCAATTGACTGGATTGCAGCTTCTGACCTTGAAGATGACAGTGCTAAATCT ACACCACAAGCATATGCTACTGCGTGGGAGACTCTCAAG AGGGCTAATTGTGTCTTGGTTCCCGGGGGTTTTGGAGATCGTGGTGTCAAAGGTATGATGCTGGCTGCCAAATATGCCAGAGAGAACAATGTTCCTTACCTGGGCATTTGCTTGGGAATGCAAATTTCTGTTATTGAATTTGCTAGATCC GTTTTGGGCCTGGAAAGAGCAAACAGTGTAGAGTTTGATGCCCAAACACCAAACCCCGTAGTGATTTTCATGCCAGAA GGTTCACGGACACATATGGGAAGTACCATGAGGCTTGGATCTCGAAGAACACTTCTACAGACACCTGATTGTATTACTTCTAAGCT GTATGGCAATTCAGCATATGTTGATGAACGACATCGGCACAGATATGAG GTCAATCCAGATGTTATCAGAACTTTAGAAGAAGCTGGACTGAAATTTGTTGGGAAGGATGAAACAGGAAATCGGATGGAG ATCTTAGAGCTTCCAAGTCATCCATACTATGTAGGTGTGCAATTTCATCCAGAATTCAAATCCCGGCCAGCAAGACCCTCTGCTTTGTTTCTAG GTCTCATATTGTCAGCAACCGGGAAGTTGGAAGCATATGTTAGTAGACGTCAGAATGGAAGTTAA